In the genome of Nocardioides marmoribigeumensis, one region contains:
- a CDS encoding enoyl-CoA hydratase/isomerase family protein gives MTVLLTDDQARVRTLTLNRPDALNAFDNELYAATTAAVREAAADDSVAVVVLTGAGRAFCAGTDLVEMAQLADGSLAGSGFPGLVDALVDFPKPLVCAVNGLGLGIGATILGFADLAFMSSEARLKCPFTSLGVAPEAASSLLLPLLVGRQNAAWMLLSAEWVGAEEAQRMGLVWRVCPPESLLEEALRHATLLAARPISSLVAVKRTMAEPWRAAVREARDREDAAFAELMGGPANTEALTAFLERREPDFTQLPPGW, from the coding sequence GTGACCGTGCTGCTGACCGACGACCAGGCGCGCGTGCGCACGTTGACGCTCAACCGGCCCGACGCGCTCAACGCCTTCGACAACGAGCTCTACGCCGCCACGACGGCGGCCGTGCGTGAGGCTGCGGCTGACGACTCGGTCGCCGTGGTCGTGCTGACCGGCGCGGGACGCGCCTTCTGCGCCGGCACCGACCTGGTCGAGATGGCCCAGCTCGCGGACGGGTCGCTGGCGGGGTCCGGCTTCCCCGGGCTGGTCGACGCCCTGGTCGACTTCCCCAAGCCGCTGGTCTGTGCGGTCAACGGGCTGGGGCTCGGCATCGGGGCGACGATCCTCGGGTTCGCCGACCTGGCGTTCATGTCCTCCGAGGCGCGGCTCAAGTGCCCGTTCACCAGCCTCGGCGTCGCCCCCGAGGCGGCCTCGAGCCTGCTCCTGCCGCTGCTCGTCGGGCGCCAGAACGCCGCGTGGATGCTGCTCTCCGCCGAGTGGGTCGGCGCCGAGGAGGCTCAGCGGATGGGCCTGGTCTGGCGCGTGTGCCCGCCGGAGTCGCTGCTCGAGGAGGCCCTGCGTCACGCCACGCTGCTGGCGGCCCGGCCGATCTCGTCCCTCGTGGCGGTCAAGCGCACGATGGCGGAGCCGTGGCGGGCCGCCGTACGCGAGGCGCGGGACCGGGAGGACGCCGCCTTCGCCGAGTTGATGGGCGGACCCGCCAACACCGAGGCGCTCACCGCGTTCCTCGAGCGGCGCGAGCCCGACTTCACCCAGCTGCCGCCGGGCTGGTGA
- a CDS encoding flavin-containing monooxygenase codes for MSAPHVCIIGAGCSGITTAKRLAEFGISYDQFELSDDVGGNWYFRNPNGHSSVYESLHIDTSTARLQFEDFPAPVSFPDFPHHTQIHDYFRAYVEHFGLRDKISFGVGVARARPSSDGWEVSLTTGETRSYTDLVVANGHHWSPRLPDYPGEFAGELIHSHDYVNPFEPVEMRGKRVIVVGMGNSAMDIASELSSRWMAEKLYVSARRGVWVLPKYRNGVAADKVMAPPDIPREQALAAGRALIKELVGSMSSYGLPEPDHEPLSAHPSVSADFLTRAGSGDIHMLPAIERLDGHTVRLSDGTSVEADVIVCATGYDMRFPFFDDDLDLHPDSDHRYPLFKRMIKPGVDHLFFMGLAQSSPTIVNLAEQQSKLLARLLAGTYALPPVEEQVRIMQADEADHLGQYYAAPRHTIQIDFGRYVVDLMKEIAAGEQRARSGG; via the coding sequence ATGAGCGCGCCGCACGTCTGCATCATCGGTGCCGGATGCTCGGGCATCACGACCGCGAAGCGGCTGGCGGAGTTCGGCATCTCCTACGACCAGTTCGAGCTGAGCGACGACGTCGGGGGCAACTGGTACTTCCGCAACCCCAACGGCCACTCCTCGGTCTACGAGTCGCTGCACATCGACACCTCGACCGCGCGCCTGCAGTTCGAGGACTTCCCGGCGCCCGTGTCCTTCCCCGACTTCCCCCACCACACGCAGATCCACGACTACTTCAGGGCGTACGTCGAGCATTTTGGTCTGCGCGACAAGATCTCGTTCGGCGTGGGGGTTGCTCGGGCCCGTCCCTCCTCGGACGGCTGGGAGGTGTCGCTGACGACCGGCGAGACGCGGTCCTACACCGACTTGGTCGTGGCCAACGGCCACCACTGGTCGCCGCGGCTGCCCGACTACCCGGGTGAGTTCGCCGGCGAGCTGATCCACAGCCACGACTACGTCAACCCGTTCGAGCCGGTGGAGATGCGCGGCAAGCGCGTGATCGTCGTGGGCATGGGCAACTCCGCGATGGACATCGCCTCGGAGCTGTCGAGCCGCTGGATGGCCGAGAAGCTCTACGTCTCCGCGCGTCGCGGGGTGTGGGTGCTGCCGAAGTACCGCAACGGCGTCGCCGCCGACAAGGTGATGGCACCGCCGGACATCCCGCGTGAGCAGGCGCTCGCCGCCGGACGGGCGCTGATCAAGGAGCTCGTCGGGTCGATGTCGAGCTACGGCCTGCCGGAGCCCGATCACGAGCCCCTGTCGGCGCACCCGTCGGTCAGCGCAGACTTCCTGACCAGGGCCGGGTCCGGCGACATCCACATGCTGCCGGCGATCGAGCGCCTCGACGGGCACACGGTCCGGCTGTCCGACGGCACCTCCGTCGAGGCAGACGTGATCGTCTGCGCCACCGGCTACGACATGCGGTTCCCGTTCTTCGACGACGACCTCGACCTGCACCCGGACAGCGACCACCGCTACCCGCTGTTCAAGCGGATGATCAAGCCCGGCGTCGACCACCTGTTCTTCATGGGTCTCGCCCAGTCCTCGCCGACGATCGTCAACCTCGCTGAGCAGCAGTCCAAGCTGCTCGCCCGGCTGCTGGCGGGGACCTACGCGCTGCCGCCGGTCGAGGAACAGGTGCGGATCATGCAGGCCGACGAGGCCGACCACCTGGGGCAGTACTACGCCGCACCCCGGCACACGATCCAGATCGACTTCGGGCGCTACGTCGTCGACCTGATGAAGGAGATCGCGGCGGGGGAGCAGCGGGCCCGGTCCGGTGGCTAG
- a CDS encoding serine hydrolase domain-containing protein, which produces MVDGSCRDDFAPLQSLLESHLASGEDVGAAVAVVHDGELVVDLWGGSARPGVDWTRDTICQVWSVTKAMAGLAFLTLVDRGEIDLDAPVASSWPEFGAEGKDRVLVRQVLGHTSGVPGWSTPVTVTDILDLERSEALLAAEAPWYEPGSASAYQIVCHGHLLDGIAFGATGRRLADVLHDDVMAAVGGGFRLGVPEDELSLCADLINPPPSSIDYAALPPDHFLLRTVPNPLLTPEVCNGTEWRRGAVGGAGGHGTARGIALAQSAVSHGGLVGGTRLLSEETVARIHEPQAEGPDLLLMLPLRFGIGYGLSSPSAPAIPEGAAWWTGYGGAIVVNDPTRRTTVAYVPNKLADHMVSSPRTDAYVRTALECVS; this is translated from the coding sequence ATGGTCGACGGATCGTGTCGCGACGACTTCGCGCCCCTGCAGTCCCTGCTCGAGTCCCACCTCGCCTCCGGCGAGGACGTCGGCGCCGCGGTCGCCGTCGTCCACGACGGTGAGCTGGTGGTCGACCTGTGGGGCGGCTCGGCCCGGCCCGGGGTCGACTGGACGCGCGACACGATCTGCCAGGTGTGGTCGGTGACCAAGGCGATGGCCGGGCTGGCCTTCCTCACCCTCGTCGATCGCGGGGAGATCGACCTCGACGCCCCCGTCGCGTCCTCCTGGCCCGAGTTCGGCGCCGAGGGCAAGGACCGCGTCCTGGTCCGGCAGGTGCTCGGCCACACGAGCGGGGTGCCGGGCTGGTCGACGCCGGTGACGGTGACCGACATCCTCGACCTGGAGAGGTCCGAGGCCCTGCTCGCCGCGGAGGCGCCGTGGTACGAGCCGGGCTCCGCCTCCGCCTACCAGATCGTCTGCCACGGCCACCTGCTCGACGGCATCGCCTTCGGCGCGACGGGTCGCCGGCTGGCCGACGTGCTGCACGACGACGTGATGGCCGCGGTCGGCGGCGGCTTCCGGCTCGGGGTCCCGGAGGACGAGCTGTCGCTGTGCGCCGACCTGATCAACCCGCCGCCGTCGAGCATCGACTACGCCGCCCTGCCGCCCGACCACTTCCTGCTCCGCACGGTGCCCAACCCGCTGCTCACCCCCGAGGTCTGCAACGGGACCGAGTGGCGGCGGGGCGCGGTCGGCGGCGCCGGTGGCCACGGGACGGCGCGGGGGATCGCGCTGGCCCAGTCGGCGGTGTCGCACGGCGGCCTGGTCGGCGGGACCCGGCTGCTCTCGGAGGAGACGGTCGCGCGGATCCACGAGCCCCAGGCCGAGGGGCCCGACCTGCTGCTGATGCTGCCGCTGCGCTTCGGGATCGGCTACGGCCTCTCCTCCCCGTCGGCGCCGGCGATCCCCGAGGGCGCCGCCTGGTGGACCGGCTACGGCGGCGCGATCGTGGTCAACGACCCCACCCGACGTACGACGGTGGCCTACGTGCCCAACAAGCTGGCCGACCACATGGTCTCGTCGCCGCGCACCGACGCCTACGTCCGCACGGCCCTGGAGTGCGTGTCATGA
- a CDS encoding S8 family serine peptidase yields MHVRLAALALCLGAAALPAGWAAAGPDPGAAAHGAPGDRDHDHVSDDLQGRLARAAAGDRLDLIVTGLGAARAQRAVGRVDRVRPLPIVGGFAARMTAGQARALARTPGVRRVEADGVMHALDDGTDRDFGASLARSDTPGLDGSGVRLCVVDTGIDPQHEQVAPRTVTFKDFVGTRTSAYDDHGHGTHVAGIAAGDGVGGAGAATFRGVAPGATLYAAKVLDSSGSGSDSQVIAGIQWCVAQGVDVITMSLGDTAGGDGTDASSVAVDNAVAAGVVVVVAAGNSGDAPRTINYPGTARGAITVGAVSDWSSPPGTARHDDGTWLAAFSSRGPTTDGRHKPDLAGPGVTVTSAAAGTVSSYSTKSGTSMATPYVAGAVVLGLQAVPAATPAQVRTALESSALDVGVPGKDDEWGAGLVDVRAFVGTLRGDATVLRTPMPAQQHVATTIPTNGSVSVPVVVPTDGVGVPIGVTMTSSGSLVCDPLFGCAITSWSPDNNLELRSPAGTVVARSTCTSSGLSCATGRQETIGWTPTAAGTYTLRAYGKGGAVTLDVSQGPVGSTVSPPPPSTNQPPVAVAGPDRSYKRAKRTNQATFTLDGSLSSDPEGKPLTYSWKLGSTVVGSTAQVTLSRPVGTYTYTLTVQDVGGLTSSDSVTITVTR; encoded by the coding sequence ATGCACGTCCGTCTCGCCGCCCTCGCCCTCTGCCTCGGCGCCGCCGCCCTCCCGGCCGGGTGGGCCGCCGCCGGCCCCGACCCGGGTGCGGCCGCGCACGGCGCCCCCGGGGACCGCGACCACGACCACGTCTCGGACGACCTCCAGGGCCGGCTCGCGCGGGCCGCCGCCGGCGACCGGCTCGACCTCATCGTGACCGGCCTGGGCGCGGCCCGGGCCCAGCGGGCCGTCGGCCGGGTGGACCGGGTGCGGCCCCTCCCGATCGTCGGCGGGTTCGCCGCACGGATGACCGCCGGCCAGGCGCGCGCGCTCGCCCGCACCCCCGGCGTACGACGGGTGGAGGCCGACGGCGTGATGCACGCGCTGGACGACGGCACCGACCGCGACTTCGGGGCGTCCCTCGCCCGCAGCGACACCCCGGGCCTCGACGGCAGCGGCGTCCGGCTCTGCGTCGTTGACACCGGCATCGACCCCCAGCACGAGCAGGTCGCGCCGCGCACGGTGACCTTCAAGGACTTCGTCGGCACCCGCACCTCGGCGTACGACGACCACGGGCACGGCACCCACGTCGCCGGCATCGCCGCGGGCGACGGGGTGGGTGGCGCTGGCGCGGCGACGTTCCGCGGGGTGGCGCCGGGCGCGACGCTCTACGCCGCCAAGGTGCTCGACTCCTCCGGGTCGGGCAGCGACAGCCAGGTGATCGCCGGCATCCAGTGGTGCGTCGCGCAGGGCGTCGACGTGATCACGATGTCGCTCGGCGACACCGCCGGCGGGGACGGCACCGACGCGAGCAGCGTCGCGGTCGACAACGCCGTGGCGGCGGGCGTCGTCGTGGTCGTCGCGGCCGGCAACAGCGGCGACGCACCGCGGACGATCAACTACCCCGGCACCGCCCGCGGGGCGATCACCGTCGGCGCGGTGTCCGACTGGTCCTCGCCCCCAGGCACGGCCCGCCACGACGACGGCACGTGGCTCGCCGCCTTCTCCAGCCGCGGCCCGACCACCGACGGGCGCCACAAGCCCGACCTCGCCGGACCCGGGGTGACGGTGACCTCGGCGGCCGCCGGCACCGTGTCGTCGTACTCCACCAAGAGCGGGACCTCCATGGCCACGCCGTACGTCGCCGGCGCGGTCGTGCTGGGGCTGCAGGCCGTCCCGGCAGCGACACCGGCGCAGGTGCGGACGGCGCTGGAGTCCAGCGCCCTCGACGTCGGCGTGCCGGGCAAGGACGACGAGTGGGGTGCCGGGCTGGTCGACGTGCGGGCCTTCGTCGGCACCCTGCGCGGCGACGCCACCGTGCTGCGCACGCCGATGCCGGCCCAGCAGCACGTTGCGACCACCATCCCCACCAACGGCTCGGTCTCGGTGCCGGTCGTCGTGCCCACCGACGGTGTCGGGGTGCCGATCGGGGTGACCATGACCAGCTCCGGCTCGCTGGTGTGCGACCCACTGTTCGGCTGCGCGATCACGTCCTGGTCGCCGGACAACAATCTCGAGCTGCGCTCGCCCGCCGGCACGGTCGTGGCCCGCTCGACGTGCACGTCGAGCGGCCTCTCCTGCGCCACCGGCCGGCAGGAGACGATCGGCTGGACGCCGACCGCCGCGGGGACCTACACGCTGCGCGCCTACGGCAAGGGCGGCGCGGTCACCCTCGACGTCTCCCAGGGCCCGGTGGGCAGCACGGTCTCGCCACCCCCGCCGTCGACCAACCAGCCGCCGGTCGCGGTGGCCGGTCCCGACCGTTCCTACAAGCGGGCCAAGCGGACCAACCAGGCCACCTTCACCCTCGACGGCTCCCTCTCCTCCGACCCCGAGGGCAAGCCGCTCACCTACTCGTGGAAGCTGGGCAGCACGGTGGTCGGGTCCACTGCGCAGGTCACGCTGAGCCGGCCGGTGGGGACCTACACCTATACGCTCACCGTGCAGGACGTCGGCGGGCTGACCAGCAGCGACAGCGTCACGATCACCGTCACCCGCTGA
- a CDS encoding sensor histidine kinase has product MEGSAGPEAGERLRGLLRASQEIVGDLALEVVLRRIVEAACELLQARYGALGVLDPEGLALEQFIHVGIDEPEARRIGDLPAGKGVLGALIHDPRPIRLEELGDDTRSVGFPEHHPPMHSFLGVPISVRGEVFGNLYLTERRTGSFTEEDVELARALAATAAVAIENARLFDDARRRQEWLAASTSTTVLILSSPAEEALAVVAETVHRLAEADAVTVVLPTADGRRLSVPIAVGLEADLLMGSSYEIEGTITERVLRTGEPELVSGAEDAEKGRVFLRGFIPAGPVMVLPLSGRDDARGTLVVARLADRPRFRAADLETATTFANHAALALELADARRAAQRMAIFEERDRIARDLHDHVIQQLFAAGMSLQGIGLGLGDRPAARRVDQVVDSLDTAIKQIRASIFQLRDHLGPQGLGIRAAVLEVVSDVAAGLPSEPVVRFSGPVDTVVDAALAGDVLAVVREALTNISRHADAHEVEVGLTVTSTLLELRVADDGRGIGTVTRRSGLDNLRQRAERRGGTFVVEELRPGVGTVVRWQVPVEVSG; this is encoded by the coding sequence GTGGAGGGCAGCGCGGGGCCAGAGGCCGGGGAACGGCTGCGCGGCCTGCTGCGCGCCTCGCAGGAGATCGTGGGCGACCTCGCCCTCGAGGTGGTCCTCCGCAGGATCGTCGAGGCGGCCTGCGAGCTCCTCCAGGCGAGGTACGGCGCCCTCGGCGTGCTCGACCCCGAGGGCCTGGCCCTCGAGCAGTTCATCCACGTCGGCATCGACGAGCCCGAGGCCCGCCGGATCGGCGACCTGCCCGCCGGCAAGGGCGTGCTGGGTGCGCTGATCCACGACCCGCGCCCGATCCGGCTGGAGGAGCTCGGCGACGACACCCGCTCGGTCGGCTTCCCGGAGCACCACCCGCCGATGCACAGCTTCCTCGGCGTCCCGATCTCGGTGCGCGGGGAGGTGTTCGGCAACCTCTACCTCACCGAGCGGCGCACCGGCTCGTTCACCGAGGAGGACGTCGAGCTGGCCCGTGCCCTGGCCGCGACCGCCGCGGTCGCGATCGAGAACGCCCGGCTGTTCGACGACGCCCGGCGGCGCCAGGAGTGGCTCGCGGCCTCGACCAGCACGACCGTGCTCATCCTGTCCTCGCCCGCCGAGGAGGCGCTCGCCGTCGTCGCGGAGACCGTGCACCGGCTGGCCGAGGCCGACGCGGTGACCGTCGTGCTGCCGACCGCCGACGGGCGGCGCCTGAGCGTGCCGATCGCGGTGGGCCTGGAGGCCGACCTGCTCATGGGCTCCAGCTACGAGATCGAGGGCACGATCACCGAGCGGGTGCTGCGGACCGGCGAGCCCGAGTTGGTCAGCGGCGCCGAGGACGCGGAGAAGGGCCGGGTGTTCCTGCGCGGCTTCATCCCCGCGGGGCCGGTGATGGTGCTCCCGCTGTCCGGTCGCGACGACGCCCGCGGGACGCTCGTCGTCGCGCGGCTGGCCGACCGGCCCCGCTTCCGGGCCGCCGACCTCGAGACCGCGACCACGTTCGCCAACCACGCCGCCCTCGCGCTCGAGCTCGCCGACGCCCGCCGTGCGGCGCAGCGGATGGCGATCTTCGAGGAGCGTGACCGCATCGCGCGCGACCTGCACGACCACGTCATCCAGCAGCTCTTCGCGGCCGGGATGTCCTTGCAGGGCATCGGGCTGGGGCTCGGGGACCGGCCCGCGGCCCGCCGCGTCGACCAGGTCGTCGACAGCCTCGACACCGCGATCAAGCAGATCCGCGCCTCGATCTTCCAGCTGCGCGACCACCTCGGCCCCCAGGGGCTCGGCATCCGTGCGGCCGTGCTCGAGGTCGTCTCCGACGTCGCGGCCGGCCTCCCGTCCGAGCCCGTCGTGCGCTTCTCGGGTCCCGTCGACACGGTCGTCGACGCCGCGCTGGCCGGGGACGTGCTGGCCGTCGTACGCGAGGCCCTGACCAACATCAGCCGCCACGCCGACGCCCACGAGGTGGAGGTCGGGCTGACCGTCACCAGCACGCTGCTGGAGCTGCGCGTCGCCGACGACGGTCGCGGCATCGGCACGGTGACGCGTCGCAGCGGCCTGGACAACCTCCGTCAGCGCGCCGAGCGCCGGGGCGGCACCTTCGTGGTCGAGGAGCTGCGCCCGGGGGTCGGCACGGTGGTGCGCTGGCAGGTGCCGGTCGAGGTCAGCGGGTGA
- a CDS encoding pyridoxamine 5'-phosphate oxidase family protein: protein MAMAYELGYDECLTLLSSRRTGRVAVGAPDGPHIVPVNYTVHEGTIYIRTTPYSVLGTYGRNTQVAFEVDQVDDEERVGWSVVARGRCNAVLDPSEIRRINLHAGPQPWAAGHRTLLLALQWRELTGRRLAHDPAELAARP, encoded by the coding sequence ATGGCGATGGCCTACGAGCTCGGGTACGACGAGTGCCTGACACTGCTGAGCAGCCGGAGGACGGGCCGCGTCGCGGTCGGGGCTCCCGACGGGCCCCACATCGTGCCGGTGAACTACACCGTGCACGAGGGCACCATCTACATCCGCACCACGCCCTACAGCGTGCTCGGCACCTACGGCCGCAACACGCAGGTCGCCTTCGAGGTCGACCAGGTCGACGACGAGGAACGGGTCGGGTGGAGCGTGGTGGCCCGCGGCCGGTGCAACGCGGTCCTCGACCCCTCCGAGATCCGCCGGATCAACCTCCACGCCGGGCCGCAGCCCTGGGCGGCGGGTCACCGCACCCTGCTGCTCGCCCTGCAGTGGCGCGAGCTCACCGGACGCCGGCTGGCCCACGACCCCGCCGAGCTCGCGGCACGACCGTGA
- a CDS encoding sensor histidine kinase has translation MTPSAEAPERPLRSLLQAVNAVAGQAELEGVLETVVQQATELTGARFAALGVLSGDGEVLRFVTAGPQHRAWDRIGDPPPGHDLLVVPVRCQGRDFGLLYLTGRSLTEEDGSLVHGLADAAGLMIGHLRAYSVSERRRRWLEAADDVCHLLADPVPVSRALEQVARRARSAAGARAAAVVALPADGSPVVRTYDGPPGLVADADLVRAALGPGDREVVGVGLEARLDEPVALVLVLAPGDDTELERDLLAAFADRAGLALDRARAGRDREELAVVSERERIARELHDTVIQWLFAAGLQLQTLREAPPDLVQEGVDVAVEALDAVIREIRGTVLELSPRRAAWPR, from the coding sequence GTGACCCCGTCGGCGGAGGCGCCGGAGCGTCCGCTGCGGTCGCTGCTCCAGGCGGTCAACGCTGTGGCGGGGCAGGCCGAGCTGGAGGGGGTGCTGGAGACCGTGGTGCAGCAGGCGACCGAGCTGACCGGGGCCCGCTTCGCCGCGCTCGGGGTCCTCAGCGGGGACGGGGAGGTGCTCCGCTTCGTCACGGCCGGGCCACAGCACCGGGCCTGGGACCGCATCGGCGACCCCCCGCCCGGTCACGACCTGCTCGTGGTGCCGGTCCGGTGCCAGGGCCGCGACTTCGGCCTGCTCTACCTGACCGGCCGGTCCCTGACCGAGGAGGACGGGTCGCTCGTGCACGGGCTGGCCGACGCCGCGGGCCTGATGATCGGCCACCTCCGCGCCTACTCCGTCAGCGAGCGTCGCCGTCGCTGGCTCGAGGCCGCCGACGACGTCTGCCACCTCCTGGCCGACCCGGTGCCGGTGTCACGCGCCCTCGAGCAGGTCGCCCGCCGGGCGCGGTCGGCTGCCGGTGCCCGCGCGGCCGCGGTCGTCGCGCTCCCGGCCGACGGCTCCCCCGTCGTCCGGACGTACGACGGCCCGCCGGGCCTGGTCGCCGACGCGGACCTGGTCAGGGCGGCGCTCGGGCCGGGCGACCGTGAGGTGGTCGGCGTCGGTCTCGAGGCCCGGCTGGACGAGCCGGTCGCCCTGGTGCTGGTCCTGGCACCCGGTGACGACACCGAGCTCGAGCGGGACCTGCTCGCGGCCTTCGCCGACCGGGCCGGGCTGGCGCTCGACCGGGCGCGGGCGGGCCGGGACCGTGAGGAGCTGGCGGTGGTGAGCGAGCGCGAGCGGATCGCGCGCGAGCTGCACGACACCGTCATCCAGTGGCTCTTCGCCGCGGGACTGCAGCTGCAGACGCTGCGCGAGGCGCCGCCCGACCTGGTCCAGGAGGGGGTGGACGTCGCGGTCGAGGCCCTCGACGCGGTGATCCGCGAGATCCGGGGGACGGTGCTCGAGCTCAGCCCGCGTCGAGCAGCTTGGCCGCGATGA
- a CDS encoding response regulator transcription factor, translating into MAGQPAEQSIRVYLLDDHEIVRQGVRTFLEAAGDIEIVGESGSAVEAAARIPALRPHVAVLDARLPDGSGIEVCRSVRSIDPSINALILTSYDDDEALFSAIMAGASGYVLKEIKSSDLLTAIRHVATGESLIDPALTRRVLERVRNPTTTAPELAQLTEQELTLLEYIAEGLTNKEIGERMFLAEKTVKNYVSTVLAKLGVERRTQAAVIAAKLLDAG; encoded by the coding sequence ATGGCTGGTCAACCTGCTGAGCAGAGCATCCGCGTCTACCTCCTCGACGACCACGAGATCGTCCGCCAGGGGGTGCGCACGTTCCTCGAGGCCGCCGGTGACATCGAGATCGTGGGGGAGTCCGGCTCCGCGGTGGAGGCGGCTGCCCGCATCCCCGCGCTGCGCCCGCACGTGGCCGTCCTCGACGCTCGCCTGCCCGACGGGTCCGGCATCGAGGTGTGCCGCTCGGTGCGGTCGATCGACCCGTCGATCAACGCGCTGATCCTCACCTCCTACGACGACGACGAGGCGCTGTTCTCCGCGATCATGGCCGGCGCCAGCGGCTACGTCCTCAAGGAGATCAAGAGCTCCGACCTGCTCACCGCGATCCGCCACGTCGCCACCGGGGAGTCGCTGATCGACCCCGCCCTGACCCGCCGGGTGCTCGAGCGGGTGCGCAACCCCACGACCACCGCGCCCGAGCTCGCGCAGCTGACCGAGCAGGAGCTCACGCTGCTGGAGTACATCGCCGAGGGGCTGACCAACAAGGAGATCGGCGAGCGCATGTTCCTCGCCGAGAAGACGGTCAAGAACTACGTCTCGACCGTGCTCGCCAAGCTCGGGGTCGAGCGCCGCACGCAGGCGGCCGTCATCGCGGCCAAGCTGCTCGACGCGGGCTGA
- a CDS encoding universal stress protein: protein MLARAGSDAAVVVVGAVGHGPVGGALVGSVSRYLAVHQTGPLVVVRPTSSESDRIVVGLDVCPSGVPALELAQRRAELTGAPVHALHVVHAPDPFGAEPAAEADDRLLPRALHDVVDAARRAHPDVRLTVGVVAGRPAPALVAAGADCALLVLGARGRHPFSRPLLASVGQQVLHHAPCPVAIVR from the coding sequence GTGCTCGCCCGGGCAGGCTCGGACGCCGCCGTCGTGGTGGTGGGTGCCGTGGGGCACGGGCCCGTCGGCGGCGCCCTGGTCGGCTCCGTGAGCCGCTACCTCGCCGTCCACCAGACCGGGCCCCTGGTCGTCGTACGCCCGACCTCGTCGGAGTCCGACCGGATCGTGGTGGGGCTCGACGTCTGCCCGAGCGGCGTGCCGGCGCTGGAGCTCGCCCAGCGACGGGCGGAGCTCACCGGCGCTCCGGTGCACGCGCTGCACGTGGTGCACGCGCCCGATCCCTTCGGTGCGGAGCCGGCCGCAGAGGCCGACGACCGCCTTCTCCCGCGGGCCCTCCACGACGTCGTGGACGCCGCGCGGCGAGCCCACCCCGACGTCCGGCTCACCGTCGGCGTCGTCGCCGGTCGACCGGCTCCTGCGCTCGTCGCCGCCGGTGCGGACTGCGCGCTGCTGGTGCTCGGTGCCCGGGGCCGACACCCGTTCTCGCGGCCGCTGCTGGCCTCGGTCGGCCAGCAGGTGCTGCACCACGCGCCCTGTCCCGTCGCGATCGTGCGCTGA
- a CDS encoding universal stress protein, which yields MSTDPRTIVVGYDGSQLAEKALEWAAETAALGHDPVQVLVVAPVPPASEGWGADGTRSWKAMQDVVPCSPGQARTPPSWWWVPWGTGPSAAPWSAP from the coding sequence ATGAGCACCGACCCCCGCACGATCGTGGTGGGCTACGACGGGTCGCAGCTCGCCGAGAAGGCCCTGGAGTGGGCCGCGGAGACCGCAGCCCTGGGCCACGACCCGGTCCAGGTGCTGGTGGTGGCGCCGGTGCCGCCGGCGTCCGAGGGGTGGGGAGCTGACGGCACCCGGTCCTGGAAGGCGATGCAGGACGTCGTCCCGTGCTCGCCCGGGCAGGCTCGGACGCCGCCGTCGTGGTGGTGGGTGCCGTGGGGCACGGGCCCGTCGGCGGCGCCCTGGTCGGCTCCGTGA